Below is a genomic region from Alosa sapidissima isolate fAloSap1 chromosome 19, fAloSap1.pri, whole genome shotgun sequence.
accctttcaagagagttccattatcagcatcatagttggccccacaaggcttccattttaacattccatatgttatcttaatgcagaggaagtagattgggaaccaaatagaacgttcaagcattgtttttgtttttattgttgaaagggtctatagcctcCTATAATTTAAttatgcccccccacccccccacgaTGTGAATATGAAAACTGCTACTAAGCAATGTTGTTAAATTATGAAACATTTTAGTGAAACTACATAATTCTTAGTTAGTGAGAATTAATGATTGAACCATTCTGTGTCTTTAAAAGGTAATGTTTGGTAATATTCTTCAGATGATATATCCATGACATTGTGGATTATAAATTGTTTTATATCACATTATATTGAAATCTGGTAGTTTTGTAAAGGTATTCCATACATTGGCATGACGACAATGAATTAAATATTTGTATTCAAGCTAACTACTCCGAGGTGGTCCTGCATGGATAACTGAAATCCCCTCCAGGCAACTGCTATGATGCTTATTTTTGTTAGCTATATGAGGCAATTCTAAATCGAAGTAAACACCCACAGCAAGTCGCACAAACCCGTAACTCAAATATGATTACCTTGAGATTAGCGTCTAATTGCTGAGAGTTCAGTGAAACCTGCCCGTATAAAGCTGGGAGGACTCGTCGGAGTAACACAATGTGTTAGTTAAAAGAACTGTATGAGAGCACACACGCTTCCAACAAGTCATTCTAAACAGCTACAAGCCTTAGACAAAGACCACACAGCGCGCCTAAGACATGCAAATGCGATCTACACTCTTTCAGAGCGACGTACAACAAAACGGTTCCCCTGCAGAACCTAATAGAATCTCAATCTCTTTTGCCGGAGCCACTACTCCTCAAAGTAGCCGACCTCGAGGTTAAAGGCAAAGGTttttttctctcagtctctgAGTTAGGTGTCTAGAGAAATTATGTGCAATGAGGTTTTATAATTATTGGCTTGTAAAGTGTATTTACAGCACTTTGCTAAATTCCCAATCTGAACTACCCTTGTAGTCCCCTGCCCTTGAAGTAGCTTTCCCTCTATTGGGCTTTTAAATTAATTTCACATTCCACCATGCTGGCTAGATGTCtgataattatgttttttgaaGGTGCTTGAGAGACAAAATTGTCACATTCATAATCACTTAAAGATGTATATGTGTCCATTACATCATAGACGAAGCGACTAGAACAGCTCTGTGAATAGTGAACGTGCAGATTGAACAACGTGATTATTCAAAGTACTTTCATAAATGCGAAACTTTCAAGTTTACTGTTTTCCTCTTTTTCATCAGCTCTGCATCTGTTTGTGGTTGTCATTTATCACTAGATAGATGGCCTACTTCCTTTGGGATAAAATGCGAGATGGCTACAACATTACAATTATCCAAATTGTGGTGAGCTATGCGCATTAGCCTAGAACAAGTGTTGTAAGGATTTTCAGGTCTGCACAACAGGGCAAATAATTGGAGCACCTTAGCACTGGACAAGTGACGCTCTCTCAGGGGCATCGACGATATCATTTTAGAGGAAATAATGGACGAAATGCACAGTTGATTGAACGACTCTTAACTGAAAAGAAGAGCTCCATTATAATCAACACCTCATTACATGGCACACGGCTCTGCCCGTGCATCGGAGCAAGGTCGCGGCTGCTGTCTGAGCTTTCCTAGAGCCCGGTTAATTGCAgcattaagatagtagcctaaaAGATGGTTTAAATCCGCTTACATGTTCCGTTTACTAAATGGGTCGACTGCTGATATGCTATTCTTGTCAAAATAAGCTTGCAATTTGGTTGTGGTTTTGCAAAGTCTGAATGTTATACTTCAATATTTTCATTTCATGCGTGCTCACACAGATTCAACATTTTAAGAATGGCAGCAAGCTAATTCAATGTAGGATGGCTATTCAATTACTCAGGACCCACTGCCGAAATGTAGTATCgagtttattatattataatagaatattattattattaataataataataattattattattattaataataataataatccagATTTGATAAAAAGATCATTTGAGCATGAActaaacataggctacactgcgtAATCACGCGAGACTGTAAAGAGAATGAGTCACTGGACTGGCATGACAGGACTATATACCTTATGAACCAAGgcgagcaaaacaaaacaatagacAAAATCACACAAACTCATGGAACATGTGCGTAAATATAGGCCATAAAAAGTTGGTATTTGAGCCAGATCAGTAATAAGGTGTTTATTCCAAGCATTTAGTGTAATAGGCtaaaatatatagcctacatcagCTATCATCAAGGCATCATCAGCTACcgattaaaaagaaaaataagcgGAAGCCGATATGATTCAATGGTAGTAATGAGTCGAAGGGTTTGTAATCATGTTGAAATCAACAGATTAAATAGGACCTAACTTATACAAATTAAGGCTGCCAACTGTTTGCACACCGGGCCATTGCACCGACGCGGAACTAGCCTATACCCTTTCTGAGCGTTTCTTCCTCGGTCATAGTTTTTAGGCTTTATGTATTTGTACGCTTAAGTTTTTCCTGTAAGCCATCTGAAATTTGAACGGGATACATTGTGAGCTCAGATTGGTGACATATAGGCCCAGATCTTCAAGAACTGAGCTAAATTTGCACATTCCTTACGTTGACAGACTTTATCAGTACGTCAACACGGAGGGCATTTTACTTTGTCCCTGCCTTCACAAACACAATATTGATAAAAGTGCCTTTGATAAGCTCGGCCATATTGTCTGACTGAGTTTTCAGGAGAGTCGTTGTTTGGTCAGGACTTTGATTGATAAGCGGCATTTTAGGTGCGTCTGTTTGATGTGTCAGAACTCGAAAGGTGCGGGGACCTCACCTTCACTGACtcagtaggcacacacacacacacacacacgcacgttgaAAGGAAAGCCTGTGCCTCAAAGGTCAAGCTCAGAGTTCACCTGTTTAACCCAGGGTAGAGTTTTCTCACCAGCCATCCAAGTATGATTATTTGGGCAAAGGCGATTTTCTTTTTAGCGAGACCTCTGTCATAAACCTCACCAAGAATAATTGCGAGCATAACCGACTGGCAGTGCATTACAGTGTTAAGCCTACATAAGAACATTAGATTAGTGCAAGACAATACTGCAATCATAACCATTCACATCGGCCTACTGGGTTTTCAAACATCTGCCACATCTGTCGATCAATTAGTTATTCTTTATATTTTCAAACATAGACAAGCATTAGTCAAAAGGCTGTATAATTTCAAAACATGTAACTGTATGGTTCATTTGCAGATGTGCATTTTCTCAGAATGGCAATAGGCTATAAACGTCGGCAGGCTATCTTATGTCCATGAGTTTTCAATATTAGCGCCCTTATGCAATTGTTCCGAGAGAACACAAGAGGCATGGTATGCCCATATCTAATAGTAATTTTTACAAGCAGTAATAATGTGTTTTATATAATTTATTAATATGATTGTGGGACTGCGTGAAGGTCAAATATCTATATAAGTTACAAGCAAATGAAACGTACAAATAACGATACAACTCAAAAACAAAGAACCGTCAATAACGATAAAAATCTGAACCATATAGAGATTGCTAAAAACTATGAGTCCAATCCAAACCTTTTACAGAAATATACAAGCTACGTCTTACATTAAAGTTTATGGGAAAGCAGAGCCACACTGGTCCTGTTTATTGTCTTGGTGTTTCACTTTTTATCCAAGCAGGCGCACAAAGAAAGTATTTTAGTGTATGAATCTCTTGAACAATGTCTGTTAGATCTACATAAATAATTCCGTCTTCTGGGTAGAATTGGGAGGCGTGTATCCTTAAAATACACAAATCAGTTTTTTCCTCCCTGAGctatcctcctctgcctccgtATCCAACTCTCTCCAGCAGAGTGGACATTAAGGGGATGCAAGTACCAACGTGAGGTGTGTaatacaaacgcacacacaagtCTGTCACTCTTTGACACCGTTTTAAAACTCAAAACAAGTTCGCAGTGGTACACACTGTCCGTTCTTACTTGTGTGCCAGTGCTGTCACCACGTCCTGCCGTAGAGCAGGGCCGAACAGGGCAAGGCCGCTCCGTACTCAGAGCTGGAGGAGTTGAGGTGCGACAGACTggccacctgtgtctgtaggGACGGTGGGCTAGTGGAATGGTGTGTCAGGTCGGGGGATTGCCCAGCGCTTCCCACTTGCTGGTTCTGGAGTTGACCCATGCCCGTGGCATTATTGGACATGATCATGATGTTGCCACCTTGCTGGTGGTGAGTAGGCACAGTGGTGGTTGGTGTGTGCCCGCTGCCTTGACACGGTTTGCCGTCTTTTACCAACACTGGCACGGCCACCCGCCGGGGcgactgctgctgttgctgacaGGAGCTGTCCTGCTGCATCTGTTGCTGGGACACCTTGTCCTTGGCTTGTCGCTTCATCTTATACCTGTGGTTTTGAAACCAGATTTTGACCTGCGTGGGCGTCAAATGGATCATGCTGGCCAGGTGCTCCCTTTCGGGGGCCGAGAGATATTTCTGCTGCTTAAAGCGCCGCTCCAGCTCGTAGACTTGGGCTTGGGAAAACAACACACGTCTCTTCCGCCGCGGGGTACTGGAGAGAGAGCCCATAGTCTTGCCCACATCTGCCAGCGAGCTAAGGCTGCCCATACTGCCCATGTTCATACCCGAAGACGAGCCCATGAACCGTGAGACTGAAAAAAGAGAGTCACGTTTTAACTGGTGATAATTGCAATCAATAGTCAATGTCTAatcatgatgatgataataataaaaataataataataataaaacacgTCATTCAATACAATATGTTATATTTCCGGGTGCGTTTTTTCATGAAACGAGCAAAGGTCACAAGTTAAGAACTGGCAGATATGTCGTTTTAATTTTCAATCTGATAGCAGCTCTACGGGCAAAACACCGATCCATGTGCACATATAGACTTGACCTTAAATGATACATCTAGGCTAAAAGTTTTTTGTGACAAATTATTTCCTTGTCATTGTTTACTTTTCTCAAGTACAAACTGTCATTAGCATCAGTAGTAGGCTATGCTGCTAAAACATACATG
It encodes:
- the nkx2.1 gene encoding homeobox protein Nkx-2.1 gives rise to the protein MSMSPKHTTPFSVSDILSPLEESYKKVSMESNNLGAPLGSYRQPQVSQATMQQHHMGHNGTVSAAYHMTAAGVSQLSHTAMGGYCNGNLGNMSDLPPYQDGMRGSTTATSWYGANPDPRFSTISRFMGSSSGMNMGSMGSLSSLADVGKTMGSLSSTPRRKRRVLFSQAQVYELERRFKQQKYLSAPEREHLASMIHLTPTQVKIWFQNHRYKMKRQAKDKVSQQQMQQDSSCQQQQQSPRRVAVPVLVKDGKPCQGSGHTPTTTVPTHHQQGGNIMIMSNNATGMGQLQNQQVGSAGQSPDLTHHSTSPPSLQTQVASLSHLNSSSSEYGAALPCSALLYGRTW